TCGACCACGACTGGCTCATCCAGAATCTGGATCGCGTGAAGCTCGGCATGGTCGAGGACGGCACGGCCATCGGGTCCGCGCTCGCCTCGGCAGAGAGTCGTCTCAAGGACAAGAAGGCGAAGACGAAGATCATCGTGCTCCTCACCGATGGCGACAACACCGCCGGCAAGGTGCCGCCGCTGACGGCTGCGGAGGCTGCGAAGGCGCTGGGCATTCGGGTTTACACGATTGGCGCCGGCACTCGCGGCATGGCGCCGTTCCCCGTGCAGGATCCCTTCGGTCGCACGTTCTACCAGAACATGCCGGTGAAGATCGATGAAGAGACGCTCAAGAAGATCGCGGAGATTTCCAGGGGCGAATACTTCCGCGCGACGGACACGCAGTCGTTGCAGGAGATCTTCGGGGAAATCGACAAGCTCGAAAAGACCAGGATCGAGGTGGAGAAGATCGCGCAGTATCGCGACCTTTTCCCGTGGTTCCTCGCCGCGGGCATTTCCTTCCTCGTGCTGGAAATCGCGGCTTCGCAAACGATATGGAGACGACTGCCCTGAATACCGGACTGACCTTCGGCGAGCCGATGTGGCTGTGGGCGCTGCTGCTGGTGCCGGCGCTCGGCGGCCTGTTCCTTTGGGCGCAGGCGAAGCGGAAGACTTTGATCGCGCTCGTGGTGGCGCCGCGGTTGCGGGAACAGCTCGCCGCGGGAGTGAGTCCGCTGTTGCGGGGGCTGCGCGCGGGGCTCGTGTTGCTGACGCTTGTATTTGCGGTGCTCGCCCTGGCGAAGCCGCGCATGGGAACGATCGAGCGAGAGATCAAGACGCACGGCCGCGATGTGATTTTCGCCATCGACACCTCGCGCAGCATGCTGGCGACCGACGTGTCACCGACCCGTCTCGCGCGGGCGAAGCTGCTCTCGGAAGATTTGCTGCGGTTGCTTCAGGGCGATCGCATCGGGCTCGTGGCCTTCGCGGGCGGCGCCTTTTTGCAGGCTCCGCTCACGCTGGATTACAACGCGGTGCGCGCGTCGCTCGATGAGCTCGATACGAATGTGATTCCACGCGGCGGCACGAACATCGCGGCGGCCATCCAGACGGCCACGGAGGCGTTCGGCAAGGCCGAGGGCGTGGTGCGCGCGCTTGTCATCATGACCGATGGCGAGGAGCTCGATGCGGATGGCATCGCGGCGGCGAAGAAGGCCGCTTCGCAGGGCGTGCGGATTTTTACGGTAGGCATTGGTTCGGGTGAGGGATCGCTGATCCCGATCGAGACCGAGGATGGCCGGCGC
This genomic stretch from Chthoniobacterales bacterium harbors:
- a CDS encoding VWA domain-containing protein; translated protein: MSGVDFFGITFALPWALALLLLIPLLAWLKGRFGGTPGVIFSSTETLRSIGVRRRSRAGDLLTALALAAFAAFVIAFARPQLGKTITRTQASGIDIMLALDVSGSMMAEDFSIGGQRANRLDAVKQVAQKFIEQRPNDRIGIVAFAGRPYLVSPLTLDHDWLIQNLDRVKLGMVEDGTAIGSALASAESRLKDKKAKTKIIVLLTDGDNTAGKVPPLTAAEAAKALGIRVYTIGAGTRGMAPFPVQDPFGRTFYQNMPVKIDEETLKKIAEISRGEYFRATDTQSLQEIFGEIDKLEKTRIEVEKIAQYRDLFPWFLAAGISFLVLEIAASQTIWRRLP